In a single window of the Haliaeetus albicilla chromosome 25, bHalAlb1.1, whole genome shotgun sequence genome:
- the LOC104320144 gene encoding regucalcin — translation MSSSIKIESVVKEKNRMGECPVWEERESALVYVDINSQKVCRWSPLTNEVQSVSVDARVGSVALRQCGGYVIALGTRFAFLDWDTQAVTTILELEQNKPNNRFNDGKVDPKGRFFAGTMAEETAPGVRARRQGALYTLFPDHSVIKQLDQVDISNGLDWSLDHRTFFHIDSLAYAVHAFSYDVHTGKIACPKLLYHLEKEEQMPDGMCIDAEGKLWVACIDGGRVIRIDPETGKRIQTVRLPTPRITSCCFGGKDYSEMYVTSAYDGLDETTLAKEPHAGEIFKITGLGVKGIPQNFYAA, via the exons ATGTCCTCCTCCATCAAAATCGAATCCGTTGTGAAGGAGAAGAACAGGATGGGAGAGTGCCCGGTctgggaagaaagggagagcGCACTCGTCTATGTAGACATTAACTCACAGAAAGTTTGCCGCTGGAGCCCACTCACCAACGAGGTGCAGAGCGTGTCTGTGG ATGCTCGCGTCGGTTCAGTGGCACTGCGGCAGTGCGGGGGCTATGTCATTGCCCTGGGGACCAGGTTTGCCTTTCTGGACTGGGACACCCAGGCGGTCACCACCATCCTCGAGCTTGAGCAGAATAAACCCAACAACAGGTTCAATGATGGGAAAGTGGATCCAAAAGGGAGGTTTTTTGCTG GTACGATGGCTGAAGAGACGGCACCGGGGGTCCGAGCGAGGCGGCAAGGCGCTCTCTATACCCTTTTCCCCGACCATTCAGTAATAAAGCAGTTAGACCAGGTGGACATCTCCAATGGTCTGGATTGGTCCCTGGACCACAGGACCTTCTTTCACATTGACAGCCTGGCATATGCTGTGCATGCCTTCAGCTATGATGTGCACACTGGAAAGATTG cctgcccCAAACTTTTGTACCATCTAGAAAAGGAGGAGCAAATGCCCGATGGGATGTGCATAGACGCAGAAGGGAAGCTCTGGGTGGCCTGTATTGATGGTGGGAGAGTCATTCGTATAGACCCAGAGACAG GAAAAAGAATCCAAACTGTGAGGCTGCCTACTCCGAGGATCACCTCGTGCTGCTTTGGTGGAAAAGACTACTCAGAAATGTATGTGACTTCTGCATACGATGGACTGGATGAGACCACCTTAGCCAAGGAGCCTCATGCAGGAGAGATTTTCAAG ataacAGGCCTGGGTGTGAAAGGGATCCCACAGAATTTCTATGCTGCTTGA